A genomic region of Salvelinus namaycush isolate Seneca chromosome 7, SaNama_1.0, whole genome shotgun sequence contains the following coding sequences:
- the LOC120051356 gene encoding splicing factor YJU2-like has translation MSERKVLNKYYPPDFDPAKIPKLKLPKDRQYVVRLMAPFNMRCKTCGEYIYKGKKFNARKETVMNELYMGLPIFRFYIKCTRCLAEITFKTDPENTDYAMEHGATRNFQAEKLLEEEEKKITKDREEEELNNPMKVLENRTRDSKMEMEVLENLQELKELNQRQASVDFEGMLGTYKELEQRTKEQEKEEDERETREMLERALVKRLRDSDSDSDQESESSSRPKKPSTDRPTDILTTDRLTDPQGLSVGGVKKAKVESWERSVGGLGGGGVLGTLVVRKKPATSVPKPGTTVTPAGSNTQTVSKAAATVPTEATKPITAQNGSLSLSLLGAYSDSDDSNNSE, from the exons ATGTCAGAAAGAAAAGTGTTAAAC AAATACTACCCGCCAGACTTCGACCCGGCTAAAATACCCAAACTTAAGCTCCCTAAAGACCGGCAGTATGTGGTCCGGCTGATGGCTCCCTTCAACATGAG GTGTAAGACTTGTGGGGAGTACATTTACAAGGGGAAGAAGTTCAACGCCCGTAAGGAGACTGTGATGAATGAGCTCTACATGGGACTGCCCATCTTCCGCTTCTACATCAAGTGTACAAGATGCCTGGCTGAGATCACCTTTAAG ACTGATCCGGAGAACACAGACTATGCCATGGAACACGGTGCCACAAGGAACTTCCAGGCGGAGAAACTtctagaggaggaagagaagaagataACTAAGGACCGGGAGGAGGAAGAGTTGAACAACCCTATGAAG GTGTTGGAGAACCGTACACGGGACTCTAAGATGGAGATGGAGGTTCTGGAGAATCTTCAGGAGCTCAAGGAGTTGAACCAGAGACAGGCTTCGGTGGACTTCGAAGGAATGCTGGGAACATACAAAGAGCTGGAGCAGAGGACCAAAGagcaggagaaggaggaggacgaGAGGGAGACGCG GGAGATGCTAGAGAGAGCTCTAGTGAAGAGGTTAAGAGACTCCGACTCTGACTCAGACCAGGAGAGCGAGAGCAGCAGCAGACCAAAGAAACCCAGCACAGACAGACCTACTGACATCCTCACCACAGACAGACTCACTGacccacag GGCCTGTCAGTGGGGGGGGTGAAGAAGGCTAAGGTGGAGAGCTGGGAGAGAAGTGTGGGGGGGCTGGGAGGTGGAGGGGTACTGGGAACACTGGTGGTGAGGAAGAAACCAGCGACCTCTGTTCCCAAACCTGGTAccacagtaactcctgcaggctCTAACACACAGACAG TTTCAAAGGCAGCTGCTACTGTACCGACGGAGGCTACTAAGCCAATCACAGCACAGAATGGGTCGTTGTCGCTCAGCCTCCTGGGGGCGTATTCCGACAGTGATGACAGCAACAACAGTGAATGA